A single genomic interval of Apteryx mantelli isolate bAptMan1 chromosome 19, bAptMan1.hap1, whole genome shotgun sequence harbors:
- the LOC136993699 gene encoding olfactory receptor 6M1-like: MGNVTAVTEFVLVGFPNSYEVEIIFFVVFLLAYLVTVLGNALIIVLVYTDCHLHSPMYYFLSNLSFIEISMTSSVVPKMLANIVSEKKAISFAGCFSQSYFFFLLATTEFILFAIMSYDRYVAICNPLRYPTIMTERVCGQLVLGAWVGGFVLILPSVVLKVRLPYCGPNIIDHYFCDSAPLLHLACTDIRLVELIDFVVSLVLLLGSLALTVVSYAWIILTIFRIPSAQGRQKTFTTCASHFTVVSLGFGISIFVYVRPSQTNSVHLNKILSVLSSIVTPLLNPFIFSLRNQQMKEAWKNVLHSYLGMAKEARKP, translated from the coding sequence ATGGGAAATGTCACAGCTGTGACAGAGTTTGTCCTGGTGGGATTTCCAAACAGCTATGAAGTGGAGATCATCTTCTTTGTGGTGTTTCTGCTTGCTTATTTAGTGACTGTCCTGGGAAATGCTCTTATCATTGTACTGGTCTATACAGACtgccatctccattctcccatgtATTACTTCCTCAGTAATTTGTCCTTCATTGAGATCTCCATGACTTCTTCTGTGGTGCCAAAAATGCTGGCAAACATCGTGTCAGAGAAGAAAGCCATCTCCTTTGCTGGTTGCTTTAGCCaatcctacttttttttcctcctggctacAACGGAGTTCATCCTCTTTGCCATCATGTCCTACGACAGGTATGTGGCAATATGCAACCCCCTGAGGTATCCCACTATCATGACAGAAAGGGTTTGTGGCCAGCTTgtcctaggtgcgtgggtggGTGGCTTCGTCTTGATCCTGCCGTCAGTGGTCCTGAAAGTCCGGCTGCCATACTGTGGTCCCAACAtcatcgaccactacttctgtgacagtgcacctctcctgcacctcGCTTGCACAGACATCCGACTTGTTGAACTGATTGATTTTGTGGTGTCCTTGGTCCTGCTCCTCGGCTCCTTGGCATTGACCGTGGTCTCCTATGCCTGGATCATTTTAACCATATTCCGGATCCCGTCTGCCCAGGGCAGGCAGAAAACATTTACCACTTGTGCTTCTCATTTCACTGTTGTTTCCCTGGGTTTTGGCATCTCCATCTTCGTCTATGTCAGGCCTTCTCAGACGAACTCTGTGCACCTCAACAAAATCCTCTCTGTTCTCTCCAGCATTGTGACTCCTCTTTTAAATCCCTTCATATTCAGCCTAAGAAATCAGCAGATGAAAGAGGcctggaaaaatgttttgcacAGCTACCTGGGGATGGCTAAGGAGGCCAGAAAGCCATAA